From a region of the Acanthochromis polyacanthus isolate Apoly-LR-REF ecotype Palm Island chromosome 3, KAUST_Apoly_ChrSc, whole genome shotgun sequence genome:
- the fdx2 gene encoding ferredoxin-2, mitochondrial: protein MATSAAVRSSMGLTLRLSRVIPDCSTCPLYRLRSCVNSAASLQRTGSSDSFRTINRHLQTSIGLYHSEEGSSNAENPEDVVNVVYIDRSGQRIPVKAKVGDNVLYLAHKHGIELEGACEASLACSTCHVYVNAAHFDKLPEPEEREDDMLDMAAMLQENSRLGCQIILTPELDGIELTLPKVTRNFYVDGHVPKPH from the exons ATGGCGACCTCAGCGGCTGTTCGGTCGAGCATGGGGCTGACTTTGAGACTTTCTCGAGTTATACCGGACTGTAGCACCTGTCCTCTGTACAGGTTAAGGAGCTGTGTTAACAGTGCGGCTAGTTTACAAAGGACGGGCTCCTCTGATAGCTTCCGGACGATTAATCGACATTTACAGACGAGTATAG GTCTTTACCACAGTGAGGAGGGGAGCTCCAATGCAGAGAACCCAGAAGATGT GGTCAATGTGGTGTATATAGATAGGTCGGGCCAAAGGATCCCAGTCAAGGCCAAAGTGGGAGATAATGTCCTGTATCTGGCTCACAAGCATGGGATTGAACTTGAAG gAGCCTGTGAGGCATCACTGGCCTGCTCAACATGTCATGTCTATGTGAATGCAGCCCATTTTGACAAACTGCCAGAACCTGAAGAGAG GGAGGATGACATGCTTGACATGGCGGCAATGCTTCAGGAGAACTCTCGGCTGGGATGTCAGATCATTCTAACCCCTGAGCTTGACGGCATTGAACTCACTTTGCCGAAAGTCACCAGGAACTTCTATGTGGATGGTCACGTTCCCAAACCTCACtga
- the zglp1 gene encoding GATA-type zinc finger protein 1, protein MLLIFDPCLKLFYLMIYLVSFSMSTGPSMQATSFVQGNQSRVEHDAPHSALFYLFQEVSKLTSPVCPGSVSFLDTCPSSIQLNETSRKDPLVVKKRGEDTQSLPPVLLCDQLKKVKKEGPGSNVTTLNEPHCECKNPGKVLSLINLHCEKLLHQGDAEELESCSVSSAIRIHHSTIKSSTAERAVPEGEVKSDSVGAQCTLRDASLSPVEDTTEDGYKLQCCVKDSEMNFRVQLQPAEKTDTVGAELLVHNAAASLQSEHGCKKEIKSSVNSQLKGKQEHNQDCCATELDILDVPLHQNSLSQTHIPDGYLNAQLTSKSNDETCVALSKPALRLDHNANLTLFIEPPCDIQLPAPCSVLSPSRSESLIFSNAENFHSLLTQDDKTTASKAECTHDPKEEKHRALAELQSSSCNVSSATSKPELLAQEEEVGIPSSHQWRIKTPRKQPHPSRSADIQDPDFQGVIFRMDTELDDSREQCRLLITSKYSKVYYICTHHSKKLCKSARKPRLKTRTSQKSLKICSSDDEKDLTANVFKSKVCASCCTRKTPMWRDAEDGTPLCNACGIRYKKYRVRCVNCWHIPRKEGNSSSSCLKCGNFVRLTSAQRKHTT, encoded by the exons ATGCTTTTGATTTTTGATCCCTGCCTGaagctgttttatttaatgatttatCTTGTCAGCTTCAGCATGAGCACAGGACCAAGCATGCAAGCTACAAGCTTTGTCCAGGGAAACCAGAGCCGAGTAGAGCACGATGCCCCCCATTCTGCTCTCTTCTACCTTTTCCAAGAAGTTTCCAAGTTAACATCCCCTGTGTGTCCAGGAAGTGTTAGTTTCTTGGACACATGTCCATCCTCCATACAGCTCAATGAGACGTCTAGGAAGGATCCTTTAGTAGTTAAAAAGAGAGGGGAGGACACACAAAGTTTGCCTCCTGTGTTGCTGTGTGATCAGttgaaaaaagtaaagaagGAAGGTCCTGGCAGTAACGTCACAACCTTGAATGAGCCACATTGTGAATGCAAGAATCCAGGAAAAGTGCTGAGTCTGATCAACCTGCACTGTGAAAAGCTCCTTCATCAAGGAGATGCAGAAGAATTGGAGTCGTGTTCAGTATCATCTGCTATCAGAATTCATCATTCAACAATCAAGTCATCAACTGCAGAGCGAGCTGTTCCAGAAGGGGAAGTTAAAAGTGACAGTGTAGGTGCTCAGTGCACGTTAAGGGATGCGTCTCTCAGTCCTGTGGAGGACACAACAGAGGATGGTTATAAACTTCAGTGCTGTGTGAAAGACAGCGAGATGAACTTTAGAGTTCAACTACAGCCTGCTGAGAAAACAGACACTGTTGGAGCAGAGTTGTTGGTGCACAATGCAGCAGCGTCTTTGCAGTCTGAGCACGGGTGCAAAAAGGAGATCAAATCCAGTGTTAACAGTCAACTTAAGGGGAAACAGGAACATAACCAGGATTGTTGCGCTACTGAACTGGATATTTTGGATGTACCCTTACATCAAAATTCTTTGTCGCAAACACACATCCCCGATGGATATCTTAATGCTCAGCTGACTTCTAAATCAAATGATGAGACTTGTGTAGCTCTGTCAAAGCCAGCACTAAGGCTAGACCACAATGCAAACCTTACTTTGTTCATAGAACCACCATGTGACATCCAGCTGCCTGCTCCGTGCTCCGTCCTGTCCCCGTCACGATCTGAATCACTCATATTTAGCAATGCAGAGAATTTTCACTCGCTCctaacacaagatgacaaaaccACAGCATCAAAGGCAGAATGCACACATGATCCCAAAGAAGAGAAACACCGTGCACTTGCTGAGCTGCAGTCCTCAAGCTGTAATGTGTCTTCTGCTACATCAAAACCAGAACTCTTAGCGCAAGAGGAGGAAGTTGGTATTCCGTCTTCTCACCAGTGGAGAATAAAGACTCCAAGAAAACAACCTCATCCCAGCCGGAGTGCTGATATCCAAGATCCAGACTTCCAGGGAGTAATATTCAGGATGGACACAGAGCTGGACGACAGCAGGGAACAATGTCGGCTCCTCATAACTTCAAAGTATAG TAAAGTCTACTACATATGTACCCATCACAGCAAGAAGCTCTGCAAGAGTGCAAGGAAGCCGAGGCTGAAGACACGGACATCCCAGAAGTCCCTTAAAATCTGCAGCTCGGATGACGAGAAGGACCTGACAGCTAATGTTTTCA AAAGCAAAGTCTGTGCATCATGCTGCACCAGGAAAACCCCCATGTGGAGAGATGCAGAGGATGGGACTCCACTCTGCAATGCTTGTGGGATAAG GTATAAGAAGTACAGAGTGCGCTGTGTCAACTGCTGGCATATCCCTCGGAAAGAGGGCAACTCCAGCTCCAGCTGCCTCAAGTGTGGAAACTTTGTGAGGCTGACCTCAGCTCAGCGGAAACACACCACCTAG